One window of Dyadobacter sandarakinus genomic DNA carries:
- a CDS encoding SusC/RagA family TonB-linked outer membrane protein → MSAAIAADRPVAGRVVAENGEALPGVNVTVKGSSIGTSTDTKGDFSLTVPSENSVLVFSFIGYARQEVEVGTKTRIEIRLLAENQALEEMVVIGYGSQKKSSLTGAVSSVSPKELTALPVVSAEQALQGRVPGVRVVNNGSPGQTPIVRIRGIGSINYASGPLYVIDGIPSGDLNNLDPKDIESLEVLKDASSAAIYGSRASNGVIIITTKKGSKDGKLHVNLDTYYGTQSAWKKLDVLNTDQYVQYATALLGNAGIALPGRLTDLDQPTYQGSNQTFAQTNTNWQDVMFRSAPIQQHQLSVSGGNNVSRFFTSAGFFNQKGILIGTEYKRANVRLNSDHQVAKFLTIGQTLTISYDNSRGEQGFGGGRTAVMQMIRNLPYWPVTDPTKVGGYSSPTAADGSDPDNPVRIALMDVTRNQRLKMLGSIFAEVKLASFLQYRFSFGADVVSATTTNRFPIYNDGFKSRIQYEIRDSRTSYFSPVITNQLTFDKSFGKHQLNVTAIIDKQTFRTNTLNGAGYRPNNDIDELQGVSNPSASSSLDESTLISYVGRLNYEYAGKYLLSGSIRRDGSSRFAPGNKWGTFPSLSLGWRISEEEFLKSIPTISELKVRASYGQTGFNGIGSYAWQALVSADNSNYVFGGNKVLGSYFSSLANTQLKWESTTMTNLGIDLALFNNSVTFTAETYQRNTDGLLLQVPIPNSIGYSSSPLSNIGSMKNWGYEFQLGYNKNDGNFKWNASVNLDVTRNKVLSLATPSATLFAGANSDFGGFDITKTETGHPIQSFYGWQVDGIFQNAAEINAANSLDGDDKTKYQDQAAPGDIRFKDLNGDGKIDASDRTYIGSFIPKFSYGANLGGSYKNFDFTVYLQGVQGNKIYNGTKVIEQGMLRLFNAGTDVLNAWTPTNTNTDVPRAISGDPNNNSRSSDRFVENGSYMRVKNLSIGYTIPSKALSTLTREAITRARIYVSATNLLTFTKYSGLDPEIGVNGSSNDTATQLINGIDYGMYPQPRTLQVGLSVGF, encoded by the coding sequence GCGTGAATGTTACCGTAAAAGGAAGCAGTATTGGCACGAGCACTGATACGAAGGGAGATTTCAGCCTCACGGTGCCGTCTGAAAACAGTGTGCTGGTATTCAGCTTTATTGGTTATGCACGGCAGGAAGTAGAAGTGGGGACCAAAACGAGGATTGAGATCAGGCTGCTGGCCGAAAACCAGGCTTTGGAAGAGATGGTGGTTATTGGGTATGGTTCACAAAAGAAATCCTCGCTGACTGGCGCAGTTTCGTCTGTGTCGCCCAAGGAGCTCACCGCACTTCCGGTCGTCAGCGCCGAGCAGGCATTGCAGGGACGGGTACCCGGCGTGCGGGTGGTGAATAATGGCAGCCCCGGCCAAACGCCCATCGTACGTATAAGGGGGATCGGTTCCATTAATTATGCATCCGGGCCGCTGTATGTGATTGATGGAATACCTTCGGGCGATCTGAACAACCTCGATCCCAAAGACATAGAATCCCTCGAAGTTTTGAAAGATGCCAGCTCAGCGGCTATTTATGGTTCTCGCGCTTCGAATGGTGTTATCATCATTACTACAAAAAAAGGCTCAAAAGACGGCAAGCTGCATGTGAACCTGGACACTTATTATGGTACCCAGTCGGCCTGGAAAAAGCTGGATGTACTGAATACCGACCAGTACGTGCAGTATGCCACGGCACTGCTGGGCAATGCAGGCATTGCACTGCCAGGCCGGTTGACGGACCTGGACCAACCTACCTACCAGGGTTCCAACCAGACCTTTGCGCAAACAAACACAAACTGGCAAGACGTGATGTTCCGGAGCGCACCGATCCAGCAGCACCAGTTGTCGGTTTCCGGTGGAAACAATGTGTCGCGGTTTTTTACCTCAGCCGGTTTTTTCAATCAGAAGGGGATCCTCATCGGCACGGAGTATAAGCGGGCGAATGTGCGTCTCAACTCTGATCACCAGGTTGCCAAATTTCTGACCATTGGCCAGACACTGACGATTTCATACGATAATTCGCGCGGGGAACAGGGTTTTGGCGGAGGCCGTACAGCTGTAATGCAAATGATCCGCAACCTTCCGTACTGGCCGGTCACCGACCCGACCAAAGTAGGAGGGTACAGCTCGCCGACCGCGGCAGACGGCAGTGATCCCGACAACCCGGTGCGGATTGCATTGATGGACGTCACCCGTAACCAGCGCCTGAAAATGCTTGGCTCGATATTCGCGGAGGTAAAGCTCGCAAGCTTTCTGCAGTACCGGTTCAGCTTTGGTGCGGATGTGGTTTCGGCTACTACCACCAACCGGTTTCCGATCTATAATGACGGATTCAAATCGAGAATCCAGTATGAGATCCGGGATAGTCGTACCAGCTACTTTTCACCGGTCATTACCAATCAGCTGACTTTCGACAAGTCATTCGGGAAGCACCAGCTGAACGTGACGGCGATCATCGACAAGCAAACGTTCCGGACCAATACCCTGAATGGTGCGGGCTATCGCCCCAATAATGATATTGACGAGCTGCAGGGGGTATCCAACCCTTCCGCTTCCAGCTCCCTGGATGAAAGCACGCTCATATCATACGTCGGACGTCTGAACTACGAATATGCAGGCAAGTACCTTTTGAGCGGCTCGATCCGCCGGGACGGCTCGTCGCGGTTTGCGCCTGGCAACAAGTGGGGAACGTTTCCGTCGCTGTCTCTCGGCTGGCGTATCAGCGAGGAGGAATTCCTGAAATCAATTCCGACCATATCCGAGCTCAAAGTGCGCGCTAGCTACGGGCAAACCGGCTTTAACGGCATTGGCAGCTATGCCTGGCAGGCACTCGTTTCCGCCGACAACAGCAATTATGTGTTTGGGGGCAACAAGGTACTGGGCTCGTACTTCAGCTCACTGGCGAATACACAGCTGAAATGGGAAAGCACTACCATGACCAATCTCGGGATTGATCTTGCCCTGTTCAATAACAGCGTAACCTTTACCGCGGAAACCTACCAGCGCAACACCGACGGGCTCCTGCTGCAGGTACCCATCCCCAACTCGATCGGCTACTCCTCTTCACCGCTGTCCAACATCGGCAGCATGAAAAACTGGGGTTATGAATTCCAGCTGGGCTACAACAAAAACGACGGTAACTTCAAGTGGAATGCCTCGGTGAACCTGGACGTCACAAGGAATAAAGTACTGAGCCTGGCCACACCAAGCGCAACGCTTTTTGCCGGTGCCAACTCTGACTTCGGCGGTTTTGACATTACAAAAACCGAAACAGGGCACCCGATACAATCGTTTTATGGCTGGCAGGTGGATGGTATTTTCCAGAATGCGGCGGAGATCAATGCTGCGAATTCACTCGATGGGGATGATAAAACAAAATACCAGGACCAGGCTGCGCCGGGAGACATCCGGTTTAAAGACCTGAACGGTGATGGAAAAATTGATGCATCGGACCGTACGTACATTGGCAGCTTTATTCCAAAGTTCAGCTACGGTGCCAACCTCGGCGGCAGTTACAAGAATTTTGATTTTACAGTGTACCTGCAGGGAGTACAGGGAAATAAGATTTACAATGGTACGAAGGTGATTGAGCAGGGAATGCTGCGACTTTTCAATGCAGGAACAGACGTGCTGAATGCCTGGACACCTACCAACACCAACACTGACGTGCCCCGTGCCATCAGTGGTGATCCGAACAACAACAGCCGGTCCAGCGACCGCTTTGTCGAAAACGGATCCTATATGCGTGTCAAAAACCTGAGTATCGGCTACACGATCCCGTCCAAAGCATTGAGCACGCTGACCAGGGAGGCCATTACGCGTGCACGCATTTACGTGTCCGCAACCAATCTGCTGACTTTCACCAAGTACTCGGGCCTTGATCCTGAAATCGGGGTTAACGGATCGTCCAATGATACGGCTACCCAGCTGATCAACGGCATCGATTATGGCATGTACCCACAGCCGCGGACTTTGCAGGTAGGATTGAGCGTAGGCTTCTGA
- a CDS encoding RagB/SusD family nutrient uptake outer membrane protein, which translates to MKKKLIIIYALLFGIVFGCNDDTLDKTNPNGVTVEGYYKNGSELSSAVTSVYSMLKSNNLVAREWFFLHDLRSDDVAAGGGQLETPRNQLLLGTHDTGNSVLGTVWLAYYRLIHRANAVVDNSDKVTDLADADKKRLLGEARFLRAYAYYELVSLWGGVPLYKNYVTTVDGSLPRSSPDEVYAYVISELAAIQADLPATYDAGNQGRATKGAAQMLLARTYLQKGDYASAKTELLKVYNARVYGLVDNYNDNFLEETEFNKESIFEVNFYPSGGVYNWDGDGNGATAGTETVRTQEYSAIGWRNVIPSNSLLSEFEKTTKGDAKTDPRYDDSFYFSGEKYNNGASTLTDAQQNGNASVVDGVTKKVSWQKYSLMYKMNESFLTGAINQRIMRFAETILSLAEVENEAGNITEAVKYLNMVRARKSVSMPAYPTARFPVSSKDQVMAAIVHERRVELSGEQIRNRDILRWRKLNKLKAEPIAYFQANKQELLPIPQQEVDNNAKIEPGDQNPGY; encoded by the coding sequence ATGAAAAAGAAACTGATTATCATTTATGCCCTGCTGTTCGGGATTGTGTTTGGCTGTAACGATGATACGCTCGATAAAACCAATCCGAACGGGGTGACCGTAGAAGGATACTACAAGAACGGGTCCGAACTGAGCAGTGCGGTGACGAGTGTATATTCCATGCTGAAGTCCAACAACCTGGTCGCACGTGAATGGTTTTTCCTGCACGATCTCCGCAGCGACGATGTGGCCGCAGGCGGCGGACAGCTGGAAACGCCGCGCAACCAGTTGCTGCTCGGTACCCACGATACCGGCAACTCGGTGCTGGGTACGGTCTGGCTGGCTTACTACCGTCTCATTCACCGGGCTAATGCGGTGGTGGACAATTCGGATAAAGTGACCGACCTGGCCGATGCCGACAAGAAGCGGCTGCTGGGTGAAGCCCGGTTTCTGAGGGCTTATGCCTATTATGAACTGGTGAGCTTGTGGGGTGGGGTGCCGCTTTACAAAAACTATGTGACGACCGTGGATGGCAGCTTGCCGAGATCCTCGCCGGACGAAGTGTACGCCTATGTGATCTCCGAGCTCGCTGCGATCCAGGCCGACCTGCCTGCCACATACGATGCAGGTAACCAGGGCCGGGCGACCAAGGGTGCTGCCCAAATGCTGCTTGCCAGGACTTATCTGCAGAAAGGGGATTATGCCAGTGCCAAAACGGAGCTGCTGAAAGTCTACAATGCAAGGGTGTACGGGCTCGTGGACAACTATAATGACAACTTCCTGGAAGAAACAGAGTTTAACAAAGAATCGATTTTCGAGGTTAACTTTTATCCGTCAGGCGGCGTGTATAACTGGGACGGTGACGGCAATGGCGCTACTGCCGGTACCGAAACCGTGCGTACCCAGGAATATTCGGCCATCGGCTGGCGCAATGTGATTCCTTCCAACAGCCTCTTATCGGAGTTTGAAAAAACCACGAAAGGGGATGCGAAAACGGATCCGCGCTATGACGACTCTTTCTACTTTTCCGGCGAGAAATACAACAATGGAGCCAGTACACTGACCGACGCACAGCAAAATGGCAATGCTTCGGTGGTGGACGGTGTGACCAAGAAGGTGAGCTGGCAGAAGTACTCGCTGATGTACAAGATGAACGAATCCTTCCTGACCGGTGCGATCAACCAGCGGATCATGCGCTTTGCAGAAACGATACTGTCCCTGGCGGAAGTTGAAAATGAAGCAGGGAACATTACCGAGGCTGTCAAATACCTCAACATGGTCCGTGCCCGCAAGAGCGTGAGCATGCCTGCCTATCCGACTGCCAGGTTTCCTGTATCCAGCAAGGACCAGGTCATGGCGGCAATCGTTCACGAAAGAAGGGTAGAGCTGAGCGGGGAGCAGATCCGTAACCGGGATATCCTGCGCTGGCGAAAACTGAACAAGCTCAAAGCGGAGCCGATCGCCTACTTCCAGGCCAACAAGCAAGAGCTGCTGCCGATTCCGCAGCAGGAGGTAGACAATAATGCCAAGATCGAACCCGGTGATCAGAACCCGGGGTATTGA
- a CDS encoding VCBS repeat-containing protein — translation MYITRVFGCVIASLLLFARCGKKQETLFVLHDSGETSIAFSNTLTPNDSVNPFTFTNFYNGGGVGVGDVNNDGKPDIFFGGNQVSCRLYLSKIDTLSGAWGFEDITAQAGVQTNRWCTGISMVDINQDGLLDIYVSVARHLKMPSGENLLFVNQGNNKDRIPAFREMAKEYGLNDPAFTVQTAFFDADLDGDLDAFLLNSAPDVQNPNYLRRTYHDGSFPSTGKLYRNEGSGPDGVPVFQNISKDAGIRFEGLGLGLAVSDLNKDGLPDIYCSNDFISSDILYLNEGLAGHSPAFRNVIREATAHTSLYGMGVDVADLNNDTYPDIFQLDMLPEDNFRQKKMLAGQDYDRKEMSISEQYGYQLQYMRNMLQVNQGAFPGQEKSGTPMFSEVGLLAGIAKTDWSWAPLIADFDNDGQKDVFITNGYRRDVTDRDFIQFKEDFGEFGTNNFKQQNALELIGKVPEVQIANYAYKNRGDLNFANVSREWGLDELSYSNGAAYADLDGDGDLDLIVNNIDAVAFIYENKSAGRPACRFLNINFKGEKGNLDGIGSKVTIWNDSKPQYAELGVVRGFQSSVEPVLHFGLGARELVDSLEVVWPGGKSQKLYKLTAGQKMLVLNQKEARAPNSKTEVTTAGTYFTDITDQHPFNFQHRESNFVDFKQTATMHKMLSRTGFPMAAADVNGDGLEDVFAGGSYQGSKPAIFMQKSDGGFEKRVFSKDSLHENCAAAFVDVDGDRDQDLIIVNGGIELPASEKSGYKVQMYLNDGTGNFNPAPRGAFPDLTVSGSCIVTNDFDKDGDQDVFIGGRSIPGKYPLPASSYLLQNDGRGHFTDVTARFCPDLLHAGMVCAALWTDTNRDGFDDLVIAGEWMPVRIFENQKGKSLRTQANDLGRFTGWWNALAAGDFDHDGDVDFIAGNEGLNTFYRASEKEPMRMVAKDFNNDGIFDPLMGYFIQGKRHPAVPRDALNQQVIQFRRRFPHYADYASVTFEDLLTGEETRGAYTAEVTCLTSAYIENLGNGRFAMHELPVEAQKAPVFGIVVDDVNEDGHPDAILTGNFYPNEVNMGRQDASTGLLLLGNGKGKFRSVGCAESGLMIPGDARRSLLIKRNAHEKWLLTAINSGPIRVNRLRKHL, via the coding sequence ATGTACATCACGCGTGTCTTTGGGTGTGTTATCGCTTCGCTCCTGCTTTTTGCCCGCTGTGGCAAGAAGCAGGAGACCCTTTTTGTCCTGCATGACTCCGGAGAAACCAGCATTGCATTTTCGAACACATTAACGCCGAACGATTCGGTGAATCCTTTCACTTTTACCAATTTCTACAATGGAGGCGGGGTAGGCGTGGGGGATGTGAACAATGATGGCAAACCGGACATTTTCTTCGGAGGCAACCAGGTGAGCTGCCGGTTGTACCTGAGCAAAATCGATACATTATCGGGAGCCTGGGGGTTTGAAGATATTACGGCCCAGGCAGGTGTGCAGACGAACCGCTGGTGCACGGGCATTTCAATGGTGGACATCAACCAGGACGGCTTGCTGGATATTTACGTCAGCGTAGCACGGCACCTCAAAATGCCTTCGGGCGAAAACCTGCTGTTTGTTAACCAGGGTAACAATAAGGATCGCATTCCGGCATTTCGTGAGATGGCAAAAGAATACGGACTCAATGATCCTGCATTTACGGTTCAGACTGCCTTTTTCGACGCAGACCTGGACGGCGACCTGGATGCATTTCTGCTTAATTCGGCTCCGGATGTGCAGAATCCTAATTACCTGCGCAGGACGTACCATGACGGCTCTTTCCCCAGTACCGGCAAGCTTTACCGCAATGAAGGCAGCGGGCCGGATGGCGTGCCGGTTTTTCAAAACATTTCTAAAGACGCCGGCATCCGCTTCGAAGGACTGGGCCTGGGACTTGCCGTGAGCGACCTCAACAAAGACGGTTTGCCGGACATTTATTGTTCCAATGACTTCATCAGCAGCGATATACTCTATCTCAATGAAGGCTTGGCAGGTCACAGCCCGGCATTCAGGAACGTGATCCGGGAGGCGACTGCCCACACGAGCCTCTACGGCATGGGCGTGGATGTTGCCGACCTTAATAATGATACTTATCCCGATATTTTCCAGCTGGATATGCTGCCCGAGGATAATTTCAGGCAAAAGAAAATGCTGGCCGGACAGGATTACGACCGCAAAGAAATGAGTATTTCGGAGCAGTATGGCTACCAGCTGCAGTACATGCGAAATATGCTTCAGGTAAATCAGGGCGCATTTCCCGGCCAGGAAAAAAGCGGGACGCCCATGTTCAGCGAAGTGGGCCTGCTGGCAGGAATCGCCAAAACGGATTGGAGCTGGGCACCGCTCATCGCCGATTTTGACAATGACGGACAGAAGGATGTATTTATCACAAACGGCTACCGCCGCGACGTGACAGACCGTGATTTTATCCAGTTTAAGGAAGATTTCGGGGAGTTTGGTACCAACAACTTCAAGCAGCAGAATGCATTGGAGCTGATCGGAAAAGTACCGGAAGTCCAGATTGCCAACTACGCTTACAAAAACCGGGGCGACCTTAATTTTGCCAATGTTTCCAGAGAATGGGGGCTGGACGAGCTTTCGTATTCCAATGGAGCTGCCTATGCAGATCTTGATGGGGACGGAGATCTGGACCTGATCGTCAATAACATAGATGCAGTAGCCTTTATCTACGAAAACAAGAGTGCAGGAAGGCCGGCTTGCCGTTTTTTAAATATCAATTTTAAAGGTGAAAAAGGAAACCTGGACGGGATTGGTAGCAAAGTCACCATCTGGAACGACAGCAAGCCACAGTACGCAGAGCTGGGTGTCGTGCGGGGTTTTCAGTCTTCGGTAGAGCCGGTGCTGCACTTTGGCCTGGGGGCGAGGGAACTGGTAGATAGTCTGGAAGTAGTCTGGCCGGGTGGAAAATCGCAAAAATTATACAAGCTCACTGCCGGCCAAAAGATGCTTGTCCTGAACCAGAAAGAAGCCAGGGCTCCAAACAGTAAAACTGAAGTCACCACGGCGGGCACTTACTTTACCGATATTACGGATCAGCATCCATTCAACTTTCAGCACAGGGAATCCAACTTTGTCGACTTCAAGCAAACTGCTACAATGCACAAGATGCTGTCGAGAACCGGCTTTCCGATGGCGGCTGCGGATGTAAACGGGGATGGGCTCGAAGACGTATTTGCCGGGGGCAGTTACCAGGGAAGCAAGCCCGCTATTTTTATGCAGAAAAGCGATGGCGGATTTGAGAAACGCGTTTTTTCCAAAGATTCCCTGCATGAAAACTGCGCTGCTGCATTCGTGGATGTGGACGGTGATCGCGACCAGGATCTCATCATTGTGAATGGAGGAATCGAGCTTCCGGCTTCGGAAAAGTCAGGTTATAAAGTGCAAATGTATCTGAATGACGGAACCGGCAACTTCAATCCGGCACCCCGCGGAGCCTTTCCCGACCTGACTGTGAGCGGGTCATGCATTGTTACCAATGATTTTGATAAGGATGGCGACCAGGATGTTTTTATCGGCGGGCGAAGTATTCCGGGTAAGTATCCGCTGCCTGCAAGCAGTTACCTCCTGCAAAACGATGGCCGCGGGCATTTCACCGATGTGACCGCCCGTTTTTGCCCCGACCTGCTGCATGCCGGCATGGTTTGCGCCGCCCTCTGGACCGATACCAATCGCGATGGGTTTGATGACCTGGTAATTGCAGGTGAGTGGATGCCCGTGCGGATTTTTGAAAATCAGAAGGGAAAATCACTGCGTACCCAGGCGAATGATCTGGGCCGGTTTACGGGCTGGTGGAATGCACTTGCAGCGGGTGATTTTGATCACGACGGCGATGTGGATTTCATCGCCGGCAATGAAGGGCTGAATACATTTTATCGTGCATCGGAAAAAGAACCCATGCGGATGGTGGCCAAAGACTTTAACAATGATGGCATTTTTGACCCTTTGATGGGCTACTTTATACAGGGCAAGCGCCACCCGGCCGTGCCCAGGGACGCGCTGAACCAGCAGGTGATCCAGTTCCGCCGCAGGTTTCCGCATTACGCCGACTATGCCAGCGTAACCTTTGAGGACCTGCTGACCGGGGAGGAAACCAGGGGCGCCTACACGGCTGAAGTTACCTGCCTGACGAGCGCCTACATCGAAAATCTCGGGAACGGGAGGTTCGCCATGCACGAGCTCCCGGTTGAGGCGCAGAAAGCACCTGTATTCGGGATTGTGGTGGATGATGTGAATGAGGACGGGCATCCGGATGCCATCCTGACTGGTAATTTTTATCCGAATGAAGTAAATATGGGCAGACAGGACGCTTCTACGGGACTGCTGCTCCTGGGCAATGGAAAAGGAAAGTTCAGGTCTGTGGGCTGTGCAGAAAGCGGGTTGATGATCCCCGGCGATGCACGGAGAAGTCTTTTAATCAAAAGAAACGCGCACGAGAAGTGGCTGCTGACTGCTATCAACTCCGGGCCGATCAGGGTGAACAGGTTACGAAAGCATCTTTAA
- a CDS encoding glycoside hydrolase family 43 protein encodes MVYKSILPLAVAFCCASLQNGFAQSKPQPLVKEIYTADPSAHVFNGKIYIYPSHDIEANVAEDDEGGHFNMRDYHVFSMDDINAPAKDHGVALDVKDIPWAGRQLWAPDAAYKNGTYYLYFPVKDKKDVFRIGVATSKSPTGPFKPAANPIAGSYSIDPAVFTDKDGKAYMYFGGIWGGQLQRWHTGKYDASLKTDLGKGHENEPALSAKVARMKDNMQAFDEAPKDVQLLDENGTPLLAKDADRRFFEGAWMHRLGDKYYFSYSTGDTHLLAYAVGDSPYGPFTYKGVIMKPVSGWTTHHSIIEFKGKWYIFYHDVELSGKTHLRNIKVRELVREKDGSIQTIEP; translated from the coding sequence ATGGTCTACAAAAGTATCTTACCCCTTGCAGTGGCATTTTGCTGTGCTTCCCTTCAAAACGGTTTTGCGCAATCCAAGCCGCAGCCACTCGTGAAGGAAATTTATACGGCCGATCCGTCAGCGCATGTTTTCAATGGGAAAATCTACATTTATCCTTCCCACGACATTGAAGCCAATGTGGCGGAAGATGATGAGGGCGGGCATTTTAACATGCGCGACTACCATGTTTTTTCAATGGATGATATCAATGCACCTGCGAAGGACCACGGCGTAGCACTGGATGTAAAGGATATTCCCTGGGCAGGCCGCCAGCTCTGGGCGCCCGATGCCGCTTATAAGAATGGTACTTATTACCTCTATTTTCCGGTAAAGGATAAAAAAGATGTGTTCCGCATCGGAGTCGCTACAAGCAAGTCTCCGACAGGTCCCTTCAAGCCCGCTGCAAACCCGATCGCGGGCAGTTACAGCATTGATCCGGCGGTTTTTACGGATAAAGACGGAAAAGCATACATGTACTTTGGTGGTATCTGGGGCGGACAGCTGCAGCGCTGGCATACGGGTAAATACGATGCAAGTCTGAAAACGGATCTTGGAAAAGGACATGAAAACGAGCCGGCCCTGAGCGCGAAGGTAGCCCGGATGAAGGACAATATGCAGGCATTTGACGAAGCCCCGAAGGATGTGCAGCTTCTGGATGAAAACGGAACACCATTGCTCGCCAAAGACGCGGACAGGCGTTTTTTTGAAGGAGCCTGGATGCACCGTCTGGGTGATAAATATTATTTCTCATACTCTACGGGCGATACGCACTTGCTGGCCTATGCAGTGGGTGACTCGCCATATGGGCCGTTTACGTACAAAGGTGTCATCATGAAACCTGTTTCCGGCTGGACTACCCACCATTCGATCATTGAGTTTAAGGGCAAATGGTACATCTTCTACCACGACGTGGAGCTTTCGGGCAAGACGCACCTGCGCAACATCAAAGTTCGTGAGCTTGTGCGCGAAAAGGACGGGAGTATTCAGACCATCGAGCCCTGA
- a CDS encoding Gfo/Idh/MocA family protein, with protein MNLERRDFLSTLTIAGAATLFSGHPLVAATGPRKEKLGIALVGLGYYSTDLLAPALQMTEKCYLAGIVTGTPSKAETWKTKYNIPEKNIYTYQNFDKIADNPDIDIVYVVLPPSMHREFVVRAAKAGKHVFCEKPMAPSVADCEAMIAACKANKVKLAIGYRCQHDPNIQAYMKVAKDQKFGKVKMVNSAAGYFDARTDHWKQKKALGGGVMGDMGVYALQGARLATGEEPVSVIAQASTTRPEIYKEVEETMMFMLDFPSGAKAACQTSFGINMNYLQVNYEKGWLKLEPQSGYNGNKGSMSDGTIINFPIKSQQAKQMDEDCMAIMNNTDLIAPGEEGLRDIRVVEAIYKSAASGKSVRI; from the coding sequence ATGAATCTGGAAAGACGAGACTTTTTGTCAACATTAACAATAGCCGGTGCAGCAACATTATTCTCCGGTCACCCGCTGGTGGCTGCAACCGGACCAAGGAAGGAAAAGCTGGGTATTGCACTGGTAGGACTGGGCTATTACAGTACCGACCTGCTGGCTCCCGCGCTGCAGATGACGGAGAAATGCTATCTGGCAGGCATTGTGACGGGCACGCCATCCAAAGCAGAAACCTGGAAAACCAAGTACAACATCCCGGAAAAGAACATTTACACCTACCAGAACTTCGACAAGATCGCCGACAACCCGGATATCGATATTGTGTACGTGGTACTGCCGCCTTCCATGCACCGTGAGTTTGTGGTACGTGCCGCCAAAGCGGGCAAACATGTGTTTTGTGAAAAACCGATGGCGCCTTCGGTGGCGGATTGTGAAGCGATGATCGCCGCCTGCAAAGCCAATAAAGTGAAGCTGGCGATCGGCTACCGCTGCCAGCACGACCCGAATATTCAGGCTTATATGAAGGTGGCCAAAGACCAGAAATTCGGAAAAGTGAAAATGGTGAACAGTGCCGCCGGCTATTTCGATGCACGCACCGATCACTGGAAGCAGAAAAAAGCATTGGGCGGCGGCGTAATGGGCGATATGGGTGTGTATGCATTGCAGGGCGCCAGGCTGGCCACGGGTGAGGAGCCGGTCAGTGTGATCGCGCAGGCTTCTACCACGCGTCCGGAGATTTATAAAGAAGTGGAAGAGACGATGATGTTTATGCTCGATTTCCCAAGCGGCGCAAAGGCTGCCTGCCAGACGAGCTTTGGTATCAATATGAATTACCTGCAAGTCAATTATGAAAAAGGCTGGCTGAAACTGGAACCGCAGTCGGGCTACAATGGAAATAAAGGCAGTATGTCGGACGGTACCATCATCAATTTTCCAATCAAAAGTCAGCAGGCTAAGCAAATGGACGAGGACTGCATGGCGATCATGAACAATACCGACCTGATTGCGCCGGGTGAGGAAGGATTGCGCGACATCCGGGTGGTGGAGGCGATTTACAAGTCTGCCGCTTCGGGTAAAAGTGTCAGGATTTAA